A window of the Bos indicus x Bos taurus breed Angus x Brahman F1 hybrid chromosome X, Bos_hybrid_MaternalHap_v2.0, whole genome shotgun sequence genome harbors these coding sequences:
- the LOC113887215 gene encoding rhox homeobox family member 1-like, with product MDREPGRPHEGVDELQEEPDTKPTEVSGIATSAAVEEELGSEPEPGAAAAEAAAGEQDQVGAGAPDPMVYEIQKGSGGEEEEFPQEPMLADAEDPQPSDRQPRFHRCSFRRLQLKELESVFQRSQYPNVFARKELVIPIDGSEIKVQFSKPENNNL from the exons ATGGACCGTGAGCCCGGACGCCCGCACGAAGGAGTCGACGAGCTCCAGGAAGAACCCG aTACGAAGCCCACCGAGGTCTCGGGCATTGCAACAAGTGCCGCCGTCGAGGAGGAGTTGGGATCAGAACCTGAGCCGGGAGCGGCGGCAGcggaagcagcagcaggagaacagGACCAGGTTGGGGCGGGAGCTCCCGACCCCATGGTCTACGAGATCCAGAAGGGCAGCGGCGGCGAAGAGGAGGAGTTTCCACAGGAGCCGATGCTGGCGGACGCGGAGGATCCGCAGCCCTCGGACAGGCAGCCACGCTTCCACCGATGCTCGTTCCGCCGGCTGCAACTGAAGGAGCTGGAGAGCGTTTTCCAGCGCAGCCAGTACCCCAATGTATTCGCTCG GAAGGAGCTTGTGATTCCAATCGATGGGAGCGAAATCAAAGTGCAGTTCAGCAAGCCTGAAAACAACAATTTGTGA